From the genome of Gemmatimonadales bacterium, one region includes:
- a CDS encoding STAS domain-containing protein, producing MGFNQTKDPSGVAVVQVEGQLIVGNRQELKELVQSTLDKGERRILIDFSRTGYIDSSGLGALVSISKRIREMGGELRLSGLNEDLRSLFELTKLDTLFAIAETPQQALASF from the coding sequence ATGGGCTTCAACCAGACGAAGGACCCGAGCGGTGTGGCCGTGGTGCAGGTGGAGGGCCAACTGATCGTCGGCAACCGACAGGAGCTCAAGGAGCTGGTGCAGAGCACGCTGGACAAGGGCGAGCGGCGGATCCTGATCGACTTCTCGCGCACCGGCTACATCGACTCCTCCGGGCTCGGGGCGCTGGTCTCGATCTCCAAGCGTATCCGCGAGATGGGCGGGGAGCTTCGGCTCTCGGGGCTCAACGAGGATCTTCGCTCCCTGTTCGAGCTGACCAAGCTCGACACCCTCTTCGCCATCG